Within Sphaerodactylus townsendi isolate TG3544 linkage group LG05, MPM_Stown_v2.3, whole genome shotgun sequence, the genomic segment GATGCAAGAAGacacctctccccaaactcttgtGTTATCGGAGAGCTCTGACTACTAGAGTGAGTTCCAAAGGGGCGGTGGGGCAATTTCTCTGTGGGGGTCACATTCCCAGTCTTCAACCCATCTCTGAAGAGGAGTGATACATACCAAAGTCACTCTGGCAGTAGTGAAGAATGCGCTGGGATTTCCCTTTTGGTGTTTCACAACGTCCGCATCTCCCTGCAGGACAAGAAAGGCAATGAGCTTTATGTGAAGTTCTGGTGCAGAGATGCAGGTGTTGGGAGCCGTTgtaccagtgatgtaggtatagattttttaatggggtgggtttggggggtggggccacacaccccacccctgggggcatagattatcccccaccctgaaacagcatcactttcaatgtttaaactggggacctcagattctccctttaaatccatgctgaagggggtggatttaaaaggataatctggggaaatttggggggtgcctgctgtcaggggtgcaattgttaagctagcagcaccaaactttctgggtatctttaggagaccctcctgatgataccacccaggtttggtgaagtttggttgagggggccaaaagttatggaccctcaaaggtgtagcccccatcttctattagttcccactggaaacaatgggggatggggcaccccctttgggagtccataactttggaccctctgaaccaaacctcaccaaacctgggtggtatcatcaggagcgtctcccaaaaaatccctgaaagtttggtgctactagcctaaaactccaccccctgcaggccaaaaactgaaaaaaaaacacttaaaatacaaaaaacacaaacgggggcgaAGCTTTGgagatgtaatggggggtttgaacccaggaaAAAAactccttacctacatccttgctttcTACTTCTTTCGGCCTCTACCAATCCAATCAATTAACCTCACCTAGGCtatttccgcatggtccaaatatcctgggatgggcaagtgaaatatccctgTTCGTGCAAGTTTTATGCACGGTTCCTGGCGCTAAAGCAGGCCTGCCCggtgttgccctgtgatatttcccttagcctgggattttcaaaaatcaccaaattggcaattcttttcaaatatcctggaGTGACCCtactgccgtgcaaacaccacgggagcagaaccagtttattgtTCCTGCCTCGCCACTCTCGACCAATCAAGAGGTTTGTGAAAGCGGGGATGCACTTGCAGTATTAATACAAAAGACCCACGCTtgtgcggaacaaactggagtattacctcccagtcctaactcagctcctggaaagaaatgggcaactgtgcggagggagaaaccgggataaaatagatccaggttaaaaaaaacccagtggtacacaggtataattttgccgtgtGGAAACAACCCTCCAACCTACTGTCATTCTAGCCCGTTTATCCTTATTCCTCTTTGTCATGATCCAAACATTACAGCGTACACTGGAATATTCCCGCCTTTTGTAACAGTTAGGTATGAATTGCAGGTTCTCTTCAATTCCTCTGTGGGTGATGCCCTATTTTGATTGGGACTGTGGCACACCTGAGGAATAAACTTCAGTCTTCCTACCTCTGCCATGTTTCCAACTTGAAAAAGTCCTGAGGGGCCTTCTTTGTACTCAGTGATTTATTATCAGTGTTCAGTATCCCTGGATGAGACAGCTACCCGGTTTTCTCACTCCCAATCCTCCACCAGGAATTAGCCTTCTCTCAATTCCTGGTAGCCACCTCCCAGTCTACCTTTCCCTCTCCTTCGACTCTTTCATCGCCCTGTCCAAACATATCCCACTGCTTCTCTCATTCTCCAAAAATGCTGCCTTGACCCAACCCCCGTATAAAAATGATTAAGCAAACGGAACCAGATTTCTTCCCAGGCAATGCTTTGTTTTGCTAGAGGGATAGGAGGAAATTTGGTTTATAATTTCTGAACATGTGACATTAGCTTACAATAATGTATGGTGCCGAAACCAGAGGGGGGGCAATTCTGTAACATCAAAGATCTCCCCGTTGCCAAAATAAgccttttatttgttgttttattggttCTGTGGCAAAATGTTCCAGTCGCGCTAACGAGGGTACAATTGGGTGAAAAGCCCATACTTGCATGAGTCAGAAATCTCGTTGTGAATTATGGAGTAaaacaccggcggctggaaagaaaaaaaaccttccaaagTTCTGCTTGACGCAGCAAGCAAAGAAATGTGCCTCCAGATGTTTGGGCTGACATAATGCTAAAACTCACTGACAGACTTTGATTTTCATTTCCACCTTTTGGTCAGGCTGACTTACGAGCAATCAGGAAAGGAAGGTGACAGGGACACAAGCCGTGATCCTTTTGTTGTCTGGGTTCACCAGCATTGGCAGAACCCAACCTGCCTGACTTGTCAGTATGAAGATGCAAAGCTGGACGGGTGAAGATGACCATCAAGCAAAAACAACTGATATCTGAGGTGCTTTCTGGAGGCAGGAATCCATAACACTGTCTTCTAGGGTGTTATCTGCTAAATGAAGTCCCCATGCTGTATCCACTCAACCAGACATGCTCTGGGAGTCCCATGCTGTTGGGTCCAATGAGGAAACTTAGCATGTACTGATGGGCTACATGTTCCCTCAGTGGTGAAACAGGGGCTCAGAAGCACCATCCTCATGATCCAAATTGATCCTCCATGCACTTGGGAAATAATTTCCGCATGCAAAACTAACAGAGCCCATCAAATTAACAGGAGCCTGTGGGAGGGACATGGGGACTTGGTAAAACTTCAACTGACTTGAGAAAAGggtttgttttttcattttttgttctgTAGAACAGAGCACATgtttcatttaaaatgaagatggcTGACCATTGCTGCCAAAATGCATCTTTTTGcatttaccttatatactcgcgtataagtctactttttcagcacatttttgtgctgaaaaagccccccccttgacttatacgtgagtgagggtcccacttaattcttgtgtggtgttccccctctcccgtcttcactctcctctgccttcttttctgcctcccccctttcagccgctttctcagcctccttctctgcttcgctctcctctgcctttttctctgcctcccccctttcagccgctttctctgcctctgccttcttcttggcgggtgacagccagtcgacctgggtgagctggacaagctgtgggatggagaggtcggtggcagagaccttgggattggtgagaaggggggtcagtggcagagacccccaaatagcgcccgaccatttttttttatttttgtaatttaccagtaactgctgcatttcccaccctagacttatactcgagtcaattagttttcccagttttttgttgtaaaattaggggcctcaacttatattcgcgtcgacttatacacgagtacatACGGTAGATGACATTTGCTTTGCCTACTGTGATTCTTGGACACCAAAATTTTTGTGTTGTGATAGTGTTGTTGTGCTGCAGCTCCCAGAACTTTCTCCCCTTTCCATTTCCTATATTTTGACAGGTGCTGTTGACAGTTTAAGATTGTCTATTTAGTGTGTGTAGCACTCTTTTACCATATATTTTAATTGTGGGTGGCATTCAGGACAATTATTTAAGTGGAGAAGCTGCATACGAATGCTTCCATTCATCCTCCTCACCATACTAAAACAACAGGCTGGATTTAGCTGTACACACTGTTGTCATTTATAACGGTGAGGCTTTTTTCAAAGGGTTGCAAGCCTGAATTGGTTTGATCAGTGTATGAAATGCTTTCAGCTCGGCTTTCAAACACGCCTGAAATCTGAGCTGCTCCTTATTGAATGGAGCGATTTGACAACCTGATGGCTCAACAAATGTggttcacagttcattttttctatGGGCTAATGGGAGAGCAGAAAGgctgttgggggaaaaaaaccctattcaAAAGCCTGTTATGTTTGGGGGCTGGCTGCACTTTTTATTGGGGACAGTATACATCTGATGCCTGATGTACCCTTAAAATCCAGAGCCAAAGATGTACCTGATTAACAGATTtctattatcgaaggctttcatggccggattcaactggttgttgtgggttttccaggctgtgtggctgtggtctgaagatgccagccacagatgcaggcaaaacgttaggaacaagatctatcagaccacggccacacagcccggaaaacccaccacaaccagatttctattaatttccttctcaaattaaaaatgaaaagtttCCTTTAGATAAACCCAAATGTGCTTTGCCTTAAACCCCAGATGTCTATGGACTTCTCGTAATGATTGAGGAAGGGAGccatatattcattcattcattcattcattcattcattcattcattcattcattcattcattcattcattcattcattcattcattcattcattcaccttttattggcaAAAAAGGGAGCCATATATTTAAAGGCTGGCATCATTCACCCCAGCTTAGATCTTGCCTTTTGTATGAACTTGCCAGGCGCCCGTCAGTCAGCCACTCCCCTTCCAACATTGTCTCTGCATGACAGTAATACTGATCTACCTTACCAAGTTGCTCTAGAGGCCATGGAAAGTTGGGGGCTGTGGCTTAGAGGTAGAGGATCTATGGTGATGGTTCCAGGTGCAGCACCTGGAATGTTCAGTTAATGTCAGGCAGAGTCAAGCAAGTCGCACCAGGGGGGATGGGGAATGAACAACTGATGGCAAATTAGTTAAGTTTTCCCTGGGTAACCAAGTAGAGGCGCCCAGGGCCAGGCAGCTTTATCTCAgccttctgaccttgagtccatcctgcattcctgggttctgctgctctcctgggagagcagcagtggcatagtggttaagagcaggtgcattctaatctggaggaaccgggtttgattcccagctctgccgcctgagctgtggaggcttatctggggaattcagattagcctgtgcactctcacacaagccagctgggggaccttgggctagtcacagctttttggagctctctcagccccacccaccttacagggtgtttgctgtgagggggggaagggcaaggagattgtaagcccctttgagtctcctacaggagagaaagggggatctaaactcctcctcctcctcctcctcttcttcttcttcctcgccTTTTATAGTGTGGGATATCACGGGGAGGAGGATATGGGATTGATATATTGGGGTGGTTTGAGTGTTCCAGCAGAACTAGCTTTTCCCCTCTAACCCAtgtgtctgccaataaagacttctaaaccttcaagttgcaAAGTCTGGTTTGAGTTATAGATCCGGGGTTTGACAAAGGATCAGGCAGAAGACAAGACCCCTGGAAAGCTGTTCCTGGTCAGAATAGGTGGTGCTGACCAAGAGTCTGATTGACTGCAAGCAGCTTCATGTGGTTTCTAAGTGGGCTGCTACCCTGGCAAGAGCTGCTCTAAAACGTCTTGTGAAACAACTGACAAGAGGTGGGAATTCAGTTCTTAAGAAGATCCAGAAAAAgaaggtagccatgctggtcttcAGTGGAACAGCACAGTTCAAGTCCAGTCATGCCTTAGAGcagaggccctccagatgttcatgaactacaattcccatcagtccctcccaacatgagcattagctatactggcaaggactgatggcaattgtagttcatgaacatctggagggccgcgagtttgacacctgcgcctTAGAGATACCAGCAAGATTTCAGAAgtattttgagagtcaaagctctctttgccaGATGTTGGTCTCCATTGGCAGAGTAGTGAACACAGGAAAGGTATACAACCTGGTTGAAGTCTAGATAAAGCTTTATTCAGGAACCCACTTGATCatgaaaagcagagagagagataagTTCTACCTACATGACTAGCTGAGAGAGAAGGTCCAAGTCAGACTGGAACTTCTGAGGTGGAGGAGGATATTGCCCTAAGGCATgcgtgtcaaactcgtgcccctccagatgttatggactacagttcccatcatcccctgccagcatcatgctggcagggggtgatgggaactgtagtccataacatctggaggggcgcgagtttgaaaCCTGTGCCCTAAGGGTAGCAATCTGGAGACACACCACAacccattatgcacaaggtgtccgcTGCGCAGCAGGGGCAAAAGTCCACTGGGGCAAGAtatcttgtatggatgtatttcccccaaccccactttcaatttccattctccccaccccagacGATACCACTTTTAAGTGTAACTTTAATTTCTTCACCGCCAGAGCAGGGGAAATTTGCCAAGAAGCAGTTTCCCCCTGGgcatcttctctctgcccaccGCCAGCAGACCtagcttcaccccccccccactcccttgtgCTGATGTACACGCCTTCCTCTCGTCTCTGAAGTCTCCAAGCAATATAAATTGTTATATACGCTGCATACAATATTTGAATTATAATAGCCCCTGGACTAGTAAGAtgtggtgttttgttttcttggaaGGGAGGAGAGTCTGATCACATCCAATTGGAGCATGCAtgcagctgggctgggctgatcAGGTCAGAGCTATCAGTCCGATGAACAGGATGCCATTCAGCCCTGCAACAAGAAACACTGAACTGCAGGATaaagggtaatgcctgcccctCTGCAGCCAGGCTGAAAAGCACAGGGAGATAGAGCTATGGGTAATAACAGTGAACATGCTCCAAAGCAGAGACCGCATGGTGAATACTGGTAGCAGTAAGCATAGTAGACCAAGGAAAGGCACTTAACATGAGAGAAAGCACTGATTTCACTATCCTAACTGCCCTCTTGCTGCCCCCTTCAGGGCTTTCTTCTCTGAACCCCAGACATTGCCTATTCCAACAATCTCTACattgctactgaacttgaatgtAGCAGAAAAAAGTAATCAGTCAGATGTTACCTGACTGGTTGGGCACTCTGGCTGGCGAAGACACGGCCACCTCTTGTGACACCTTCTTGGCTGCACCTCTGGCCTTTTGAACTGGTGGGGCTGTTGTAGCTTGTGGGAATTGCTGGGGTTCCCCCTCTGGGTTTCCTTCTACTTCCCTGGTCTGTTGCTGGCGCAGGGGGCTGGCATCACTCTGGACGTGGCGGAACTGTTCCCTTGGCAGCCAAAACTGGTATTCAATGCCTGAGTTCTGCTCCTGGAAGAGAACCTGACAGGAAAGTTTGGGCTGAGACTCTATGGTAGAGGTAGCTCATAAGCTACCAGTAGCTCTCTGGCTGCTAAAGAGTAGCTCATGCATaccaaagaagatccaggaaaagATCACAGAAAGATCTATTCTTAGATTATAAACACCCAAAGACTTTTATTTCATAGATTTCATAGGATTTTCCTCTGAGCTGgttggttttctgctgctcttccGAGTCCACACTCTGTTTCTAAGACAGAACAAAACTTCATAACATGCCATGAGTAGGTGGGGTGAAATAGGTTGGGACATTTTTTCCACTGCTCTCATTAAAGAAATAGCTGCAACGCTTGCTGTACAATATCTCTGATCGTTCCAGGAGGGGAGGCACAGAACCTCAAATGTTTCTCCTAAAGACAGCAAATATAGAAGAAGGACTAGGAAAAAAAAGCATGTTCCATTCCACCCTGTTGTGTTGGGTGGAACGGAACGGTCTGGGGCTGAGAACCAAGCTGAGAGTGGGGCTACTCGTTGGGGAATGGACCCTTTGCAACGATGTAGTTGTTATTGTGATCTCTTTTCTGTATTGATAAACAAACCTCTGCTGGGCTCCAAAGGAGTGATTCAGGGAGTGGAATTTTAGTCGCAGAAGATAGCTTTGTGCTGACAATTTTAATGGGGAGGAATGCATAGCCCCTTTTCCCGGAGATCCCACTTTCCTCTCTTACCATCACAGACAAATCCTCCTGGGTGGGCCCAGTGGCTTCAAAGCTCTCGTGCACGTCGGCGGTGCGGGCGTAGTGCACTTTGGTGCCTGCCACTTCATACACGCCTGGCCAGTCAATGGCCCAGTCCCCGTTGATGACATAACGCTGGTTTGCATTCATCAGAGCTGTGGAAGGAAGCCAATGGGAGAGATGAGGTGGCCCCCAGCTGGGTGCTGATAATCCAAGCAGGTAAATTAGCAATGAAAACTGGTGAGGAAGGAGTAGATCCATGCCAAGCCCTAATAGCCAAGGATTGGAATCTAGTGGTTAGAAAGAATGTCTAGGCTCTGACCTCCTTAGAAGGCAATAGAAACCATGTGCTCATGTTACACTGAGCACATGTACATCCTACATGCACGTGCATAGATCTTTTTGTAAGATGGACCCATGAACGTTCACTCAACAGGTAGGGATGGTAGGTCTCCAAAGGCCTagttcaggagtctgcaaccttcagctctccagatgttcatggactacaattccaatcggccatgctggcaggggctgatgggaattgtagtccatgaacatctggagagccgaaggttgcagacccctggcctagttcaACACCACAATCACTGTCTACATGCATCCTTCCTAGTTATTCAGTAGACCCCACTAGAATCCCAGTTCCTTTATTTGTTTGCAGAGAGGTGTTCTAGACCatctttcaacaacaacaaaaattcatAAAGCATActacaaaaaaaacctgaatatttttcAAGCACAATGTAAATGCTGTAAAAAGGATAGTGTAAAACTGTATAAAAGTAATAGTAAAGAATCTCTCCCCTACCAAACCACAAAGATCTAGCAGACCTgaaaaagcagtggcgtaggagcagcagtgacgtaggaggttaagagctcatgtatctaatctggaggaaccgggtttgattccccactctgcctcttgaactgtggaggcttatctggggaattcagattagcctgtacattcccacacacgccagctgagtgaccttgggctagtcacagcttctcggagctctctcagccccacccatctcacagggtgtttgttgtgaggggggaagggcaaggagattgtaagcccctttgagtctcctacaggagagaaaggggggatataaatccaaactcttcttcttctaaataaaaattCACAAATTGGTAATGGAAACCAAGGTGCTTCCATTGAgttttcttaaaaaacacatacTGGATCTAATGATGTGAAACTGGTCACAACTTTGGTTACTTTGGCAAGAGTGTGTGTTGCTGCTGTACAGAAATCAAAGAATTTCTGATCATGAACAGACTAGCACAAACATATTGGGACAGTCACACTTTTGACAAAACTGACCCATAATAAAATGGAACTAAGAAGACGGTAATTTCACAGATTTACCAAAACTTTCacagatttacatttttttttgtttattgaacACTAGAAcacaaccagaggcatagctccaaggggaaagggggggcacaatgccccggacgcacgcccctgtgggagtgtggcaagggtgttctggggcgttccagggcgggaagagggtggaggatgcaccggtgcactgtgcactttccccccttgcaacgCCTCTGAACACAACGTTTTTTTACAGTgttcaaacaattaaaataaaaacagggaGGGGAGAAACATATATTGCACCTCAAACACCTTAAGGAAAAGTCGGATGTAGATTTGATAGACAGATAGGTATGTAGCGAGTAGATTGCAGGCGCCAAGGAATAAGCGAGCAGCTATATATCATCGGTGGAGAAGCCGAGCGATATAAGGCATTGATCCGATGAATCTGGCTACTCTGGCCGAGCTggcagtccctggcaccttttattagggttttcgggaaggcgggagagcgggagaatgttgcacaatacatgagtcatagggGCTGCGGACgtgcgagaggaaacgttcctgtctgggcctaatccatacctgggggtatgcaccttttgtccctttgtccaggacatcttgtgacccgtgagtcacggggtcttgtgaccggcgaggatgcttgcccagagggcaacagatggcgcaggcattcctgtgcactgtctGAATCTCTGCCGGGTTCGCAGGCTCACCCCAACAGGTATGTGACCCACAGGGAAAAGGCCAGTGGAAGGAAAGGAGACTAACTGAAGAACAGGACAAGGCAACCAGCCCAAGGAATCTGCTTCTTACCCAGATAGTTGCGGCTGCGATCTGTCACCTTTATATGCCTTGCGCCCGCTGGGATCCGGGTCACATTCTTGTACCCAAAGAAGCCTGTCAAGAgatcagagagggagagagtcaaGTGTAGGGGGAGAGGAAAACCAGTACCAGGAGGTGAGGAGGAGGATGCCATCAGTGGTACGACAGGATGTGTGGGTCCAGGGTGGATAAGAACTTTACtgggatggtggggagggggatggctTATAGCGTGACACAAAGCAAGAGAGCCTTCCTG encodes:
- the LOC125433302 gene encoding ADAMTS-like protein 5 — protein: MCKGKPRQYRVCELDDCPSGSTPFRAIQCSLYNGKPILGSQTPYQWVPFHGAPNLCDLNCLAVGHNFYYTFGRVLDGTRCNPESRDLCISGRCLRAGCDGILGSEAQADACGVCNGKNESCVFVQQVFRAAFPTSGFFGYKNVTRIPAGARHIKVTDRSRNYLALMNANQRYVINGDWAIDWPGVYEVAGTKVHYARTADVHESFEATGPTQEDLSVMVLFQEQNSGIEYQFWLPREQFRHVQSDASPLRQQQTREVEGNPEGEPQQFPQATTAPPVQKARGAAKKVSQEVAVSSPARVPNQSGRCGRCETPKGKSQRILHYCQSDFGSPEPWEQRRRQLRSHLQQQRHSSRLAALEQAASPCRSQPKGAQLGEVGN